Proteins encoded in a region of the Candidatus Zixiibacteriota bacterium genome:
- a CDS encoding fibronectin type III domain-containing protein: protein MLSRHLSPTGNSNRSYMLKPIISGHSFISSILVLILLAGINAAADQLTQPKLVTTSDADGSTLGIPRWKGYMSELDPNDFWLSYASAGTTDGSMNYTTDAGESWSSNAMQIDVNGWLDFHLSLFGRNGELYFTLPGCSFRKFNAPAQSNADRGPLVALAGTGASHRSNIMVQNTGRIWIFTRASANAAENVKYQYSDNQGSSWTTGVAYATGAPDVRIGSMPYVGGNPALVVEHLNDNRGFEYYLWNGTSFEAKNDHSMYAANLQSTRVFTHNVINDTTMHLIFGNDNSLHHIWKNYNNAGGAWNHEIIDNSATTTDNDWYPISTVKGNDLYLFYCKKSTTDAASSMIYYKKWSQVSQSWTTPVLVSTLPENTGNRDPNTCFHVPSNANYIPVFWWCAGTPKKIYFAKILTGSSSGDTIPPGKILDLGAATGPGLGAATLSWTAPGNDAYSGTADHYAIRYSLSPLTEANWLAAAAVISPPFPQQAGRNESFVVNGLTPGSTYYFGIKAYDEAGNASPISNLAIINIVLDVADEGPPLPGTSRLLGNHPNPFNSTTVIDFQISSRTHVLVSIYDLLGQRVSTLVDAVKSVGNYSASWDGTNSRGESVASGVYFCRMDIDESSELRKMLLLK, encoded by the coding sequence ATGTTATCCAGACATTTAAGTCCGACAGGAAACAGCAATCGTTCATATATGCTCAAACCTATAATTAGCGGGCATTCATTTATTTCATCGATATTGGTTCTTATTCTTCTGGCCGGAATCAATGCCGCGGCCGATCAGCTCACCCAGCCGAAGCTGGTCACCACTTCCGACGCCGACGGCTCCACGCTGGGGATTCCCCGCTGGAAAGGGTACATGTCGGAACTGGATCCCAACGATTTCTGGCTCAGTTACGCCAGCGCCGGGACGACTGACGGCAGCATGAATTATACCACCGACGCCGGTGAATCCTGGAGCAGCAATGCCATGCAGATTGATGTCAATGGCTGGCTTGATTTTCATCTCTCCCTTTTCGGCCGGAATGGAGAGCTTTATTTTACTCTCCCGGGGTGCTCGTTCCGGAAATTTAACGCTCCGGCGCAGAGCAATGCGGACCGCGGGCCGCTGGTCGCTCTGGCGGGAACCGGGGCCAGCCATCGTTCCAATATCATGGTGCAAAACACCGGACGTATCTGGATTTTCACTCGCGCCAGTGCCAATGCCGCCGAAAACGTAAAATACCAATATTCCGACAATCAGGGTTCAAGCTGGACGACCGGAGTAGCTTACGCCACCGGCGCCCCCGATGTAAGAATCGGTTCCATGCCTTATGTCGGAGGAAATCCTGCTTTGGTAGTTGAGCATCTCAACGACAATCGCGGTTTTGAATATTATCTCTGGAATGGAACGTCGTTTGAGGCCAAGAACGACCATTCCATGTATGCCGCCAATTTGCAATCCACCCGCGTTTTCACCCATAATGTTATCAATGATACAACCATGCATCTCATCTTCGGCAATGACAACTCGTTGCACCATATCTGGAAAAATTACAACAACGCCGGCGGCGCCTGGAACCATGAAATCATTGATAATTCCGCCACAACGACCGACAACGACTGGTATCCCATTTCTACGGTCAAAGGAAATGATCTCTATCTTTTCTACTGCAAGAAATCGACCACTGACGCCGCCTCTTCGATGATTTATTATAAGAAGTGGTCGCAGGTATCGCAGAGCTGGACGACGCCGGTGCTGGTATCGACGCTTCCGGAAAATACCGGCAATCGCGACCCCAACACCTGTTTCCATGTCCCTTCGAATGCCAATTATATTCCCGTATTCTGGTGGTGCGCCGGCACCCCTAAGAAGATATATTTTGCCAAAATATTGACCGGCTCATCGAGCGGCGATACGATTCCGCCGGGGAAAATACTGGATCTGGGCGCGGCTACGGGACCCGGTCTGGGGGCGGCAACGCTCAGCTGGACCGCGCCGGGAAACGATGCCTATAGCGGCACTGCGGATCACTACGCGATTCGATATTCGCTCTCACCTCTGACGGAGGCCAACTGGCTTGCGGCTGCGGCTGTAATCTCGCCCCCTTTTCCTCAGCAGGCCGGGAGGAACGAAAGCTTTGTAGTGAACGGCCTGACTCCGGGATCAACTTACTATTTTGGAATCAAGGCTTATGATGAGGCAGGGAACGCCTCGCCAATTTCCAATCTAGCGATTATCAATATCGTGCTGGATGTTGCCGACGAAGGGCCGCCGCTTCCAGGAACATCCCGGCTGCTTGGCAACCATCCCAATCCGTTTAATTCCACGACGGTGATTGATTTCCAAATTTCCTCCCGGACCCATGTCTTGGTTTCAATTTACGATCTTCTGGGGCAGAGAGTAAGTACGCTTGTTGATGCGGTCAAGTCGGTGGGAAACTATTCGGCATCCTGGGATGGAACCAACAGCCGGGGGGAGTCGGTGGCTTCAGGCGTATATTTCTGCCGCATGGATATCGATGAAAGCTCGGAATTGCGGAAAATGCTCCTGCTGAAATAG
- a CDS encoding glycosyltransferase family 4 protein, which yields MNILILDEEFPYPLNTGKRIRSYNLIKRLAVHHKVHYLAYGKEDSDNFRAMHDAGLHPRAVPPQVPAKSGFLFYIRLFLNLFSRYPYIVSSHYSRVFQKAVHEAVAEITPDIVISEWSPYAIFVKDLRGTRKIIVAHNIEHLIWKRYYENEKWGPRKWYIGKQMTKVMNFELAAFNWVDGAIAVSEIEAASIKELNPKIPVQVVENGVDLEYFRPSPAKTDRHQLIFVGAMNWRPNQDAIQHFVHDILPLIRRKTSDIEAVFVGQDPPPQIKKLGEIPAVKIVGQVDDVRPYVMKAAVYIVPLRIGGGTRLKIVEALAMGKAVVSTSVGAEGLLVTDGKEISLADSPEQFATAVERLLNDGDLRARLGRAGRELVEKHYDWNRLAEKLSLFLCRVAEGR from the coding sequence ATGAATATACTTATACTTGACGAAGAATTCCCCTATCCGCTCAATACCGGCAAAAGGATTCGCAGTTATAATCTGATAAAAAGACTGGCCGTGCACCATAAAGTGCACTATCTGGCCTACGGCAAAGAAGATTCGGATAATTTTCGGGCCATGCACGATGCCGGTCTGCACCCGAGGGCGGTGCCTCCTCAAGTTCCGGCCAAATCAGGATTCCTTTTCTATATCCGACTTTTCCTGAATCTCTTTTCCAGATATCCCTATATCGTCAGTAGTCATTATTCAAGAGTGTTTCAGAAAGCGGTGCATGAGGCAGTGGCGGAAATAACACCGGATATAGTCATATCCGAATGGAGCCCGTATGCCATTTTTGTCAAAGATCTGCGGGGAACGCGCAAGATTATCGTGGCACATAATATCGAGCATTTGATCTGGAAACGGTACTATGAAAACGAAAAGTGGGGCCCGAGGAAGTGGTATATCGGAAAGCAAATGACCAAAGTAATGAATTTCGAGCTTGCCGCCTTCAACTGGGTTGATGGGGCCATCGCCGTATCTGAAATCGAAGCAGCATCAATAAAGGAATTGAATCCGAAAATACCGGTTCAGGTGGTCGAAAACGGTGTCGATCTTGAATATTTTCGCCCATCACCGGCAAAGACCGACCGGCATCAGTTAATATTTGTCGGCGCGATGAATTGGCGTCCCAATCAGGATGCGATCCAGCATTTCGTGCATGATATTCTCCCCTTAATCCGAAGGAAGACGTCTGATATTGAGGCTGTCTTTGTGGGGCAGGATCCGCCTCCGCAGATAAAGAAACTGGGGGAAATCCCCGCGGTGAAGATAGTCGGGCAGGTGGATGATGTCCGTCCTTATGTCATGAAGGCGGCGGTCTATATAGTGCCGCTCCGTATCGGCGGGGGAACGCGGCTCAAAATTGTCGAGGCGCTGGCGATGGGGAAAGCGGTGGTGTCGACTTCGGTTGGCGCCGAGGGATTGCTGGTGACGGATGGAAAAGAAATTTCGCTGGCCGACAGTCCGGAGCAATTCGCAACCGCTGTCGAACGCCTTTTAAATGACGGAGACCTGAGGGCGCGTCTCGGTCGAGCGGGAAGGGAACTGGTCGAGAAGCATTATGACTGGAATCGGCTGGCCGAAAAACTAAGCCTTTTTCTTTGCAGAGTCGCGGAGGGGAGATGA
- a CDS encoding glycosyltransferase family 4 protein, producing MRILHLRASNFYGGPERQIHIHARMAISRGYDIIAGSFSEQGQRPEFLRVMEQDGVPVYLFEVRNAYDLKAIGAVRKFIREKHVDILCTHDYRTHLIGFRAVKGTETKWIAFSRGWTKDTLRVRVYSLLDKIFIRFATHIAAVSEAQKGKLTRLFIHPEKITSVPNAIDPESFRGVERIDLKARFKLPTDSITAVAGGRFSREKGQIYLVKAAAEAIKKNDRLRFIIFGDGPDFQMIRDKVSRAGLEEIIMCPGFEKNLLGCLKGADMLINPSLSEGLPNIVLEAMALRIPVIATAVGGVPELIKSGESGLLVKAGDISGLSRAVLRLAADFEARKRLAEAAYQVVTDSFSFEKQMDLLSEVYQKGCAK from the coding sequence ATGAGAATTCTCCATTTGCGAGCATCCAATTTCTATGGCGGGCCGGAGCGGCAGATTCATATTCATGCCCGAATGGCGATAAGCCGCGGATACGACATTATAGCCGGTTCTTTCTCGGAGCAGGGTCAAAGGCCGGAATTCCTGCGGGTCATGGAACAGGACGGCGTTCCTGTCTATCTCTTCGAAGTCAGGAATGCCTATGATCTCAAAGCGATTGGCGCAGTGCGGAAATTTATCAGAGAAAAACATGTCGATATTCTCTGCACTCATGATTATCGAACCCATCTTATCGGTTTCCGGGCGGTCAAAGGTACCGAAACGAAGTGGATTGCCTTTTCGCGAGGTTGGACCAAAGATACTCTGAGGGTACGAGTATACAGCCTTCTGGATAAGATATTTATCCGCTTTGCGACGCATATTGCGGCGGTTTCGGAAGCCCAGAAAGGCAAACTCACCCGTCTGTTCATACACCCCGAGAAAATAACCTCGGTGCCCAATGCTATCGACCCGGAGAGCTTTCGGGGCGTAGAACGCATTGACCTGAAAGCGCGCTTTAAGCTTCCCACCGATTCGATAACAGCAGTCGCCGGCGGGCGGTTCAGCCGCGAAAAAGGGCAAATCTATCTGGTCAAAGCGGCGGCTGAGGCAATTAAGAAGAATGATCGGCTTCGTTTTATCATATTCGGTGACGGCCCCGATTTTCAAATGATAAGAGACAAGGTATCGCGCGCCGGACTTGAAGAAATAATCATGTGCCCCGGATTTGAGAAAAATCTGCTCGGCTGCCTGAAAGGAGCCGATATGCTGATCAACCCCTCTCTTTCTGAAGGACTTCCCAATATCGTTCTTGAGGCCATGGCATTGCGTATACCGGTGATAGCAACCGCGGTGGGCGGTGTCCCGGAACTGATCAAATCGGGAGAGAGCGGGTTGCTGGTCAAGGCGGGCGACATCTCCGGCTTGAGCCGGGCGGTACTTAGGCTTGCCGCCGATTTCGAGGCAAGAAAAAGACTGGCCGAGGCCGCTTATCAGGTGGTGACAGACTCCTTTTCCTTTGAAAAGCAAATGGATCTGTTGTCAGAGGTTTATCAAA